CTCAGCTTCAGTTATGTCTTCCTCCTGGACATTCACTTCCACAGCAGTATCAGCCTCAGCTTCGGCTTCAGTCTCAACTTCAGTCTCGCATTTCGAGGTAACTATTTCATCAATTTCGTTTGAAGTATTTTCTGTGTTGTGAGGTTCATTATCTACTACTTCGCTGGTATTTTCCACTACCAAAGGCTGGGCATCGACATTGGTGGCTGCCTTTGCTTTGCTCATTCTCTTCATCTTCCGCTTGAGTTGCTTGCGAACGGGCCGGATAGCCAGATCTTCGGCGTCCGCTTCAAACCCCGTACTGTTTGGCGAGCTGGCGCCGTTTTTCATCAATAATTTCTCTATGGGACTCATGTACTGCTTGATGCCGCCCTCCTCGACAGCACCATGACCTGGACCAACCGTCTTTGGTGAATCATTATCTCGGGACAGGCTCTCGCCGGTACTGCTGCCGTTAAGAGACGCCGCTTGGTTCAGGCGCCTTCTCGTTGTGCGTATGGTGTCGTCCGAATCCGAAGGTGGCGTGGGCGAGTTGGCGTTGGCATAGCCGATGTATTTGGGGCTCAGGGCCGACTGCAAATTGATTAGATCGCGCTTCCCTACAAACGCGGAACGAAAAAGTACAAGTACACACACAAGCAAAGGCACGCACGAGGTAAAAGTTTATATTAGCATATGGATAACAAAAGGCGGGGTATGTCCGCTGTTTATGTTGTACTCACTGTTCACGGCCGAGAGACGCTGCTGTGGCGGCCTCTGCAGCTGCCTGCCCGCAGGGGAGTCTGAGGAGTGTCTATCTGTGTCGGCGTCCATTTCCACGTCAACAGATATCTCGGCCAGATTTTCCGCAGGCTTTTCTGGCGAATCATGACGCTCCGTTAGGCTCGCCGTTATATCTGTGACGGTTTGCTGATTTGGGCCCTGTGAGTCGGCGTTAggcgccgccgccgcctctAAATCAGAAGCTACTTCCACAGGGTTCTGGGAATTGTACGACACATTACTCTGGGCGCCTTCACCCTCGATTTCGGAGTGTGAACCCGCACTCAGTTTCATTATATCACTCAATTGTGCTACTTAAATATCAAACACAACCAGAAACAATAAAATTCCTATAACTGGGCGCTTCGCGTGCGCCAAAATATAGTAATCGGGTTGCAACTGTGGGCATCGATGGCTCGCAAGTATCGATATTTTCTTAGAGATGGTAAACCATTGCGCGCCTTAATCGAAAAAGTCACAGTCACAGGTACCAGAATaactaatttaataaattgattGCTGACGATGCATGTTTACACGTttagtaattaaatttaaagataTTTACTCTTACAACTCTTTCATAAAATTTGTAATACTTAATTTCActctaaaaaatttattccAAAACTTCCACTcatatatatttgagtctTAGGGTCGTtcatatataattaatatttaattattaataatataattattatttaacaaAGCAAGCAATAATATACTcgttatataaaaaaaaatatttctattttcgcaaaaatatatatgcagAAATAAATCATATTGCATTTGCGTCACCTCACAGTCGCGCTACGTGCCATCAGCCTGCGAACATATGTATACACCTAGCGATAGCCGAATCCGATAGGCAAGTCTCTTCACTAGATCTTGTAAAAACAATTGGAGATGAAACGCATGTAACAAACATGGACGAATTTGTAAAAAGCCTCATCGAGGAGGTAAAATCGCAGGGCGTGTTCGATGAGTTCCGGTTCAACTGCTGCCTGGCCGACGTGGACACAAAGCCCGCTTACCAGAATGTGCGGAACAGGGTGGAGACGGCGGTCAGCGACTTCCTGTCGAAGCAGCACTGGACGCCAGACACTAATAAGCTCCAATTGCGGGAGAAGCTACGCAAGCATCTTATAGAGTAAGTGCCTGGCCTTAAATAAGCATCCAACTGAAATATAACGTTCTTGTATTGCAGCTCTGACGTCCTCAACAAGGGAGTGGATCAAATCGTGGACCAGGTGGTCAACCCCAAGGTTGCCACCATATTCGAGCCAAAGATCGAGAGCATTGTCTACAAGTACCTGGGAATCacacctcctcctccgccgccaGCAAGACCCACATTGCTCCCTGCGCCACCGTTGCCGCCATTTGCTGGCCACATGAACGGCAGCAGTATGCTAAAAGTGGAAACGGCTGCTGGACTCATGCCCACTGACCTGGAACAGATCAGTCCGGATTCCGATCGCGCCACTGTTAAGTCCGATGTAAAGGAAGAAAGTAAGGAGGAGGATGACTTGCCGCCAGGCGTGGATGACAGAAACTTCGATGACGATACTTCTCCATCGTATGAGCCAGTGAGCGAGGACAAGGCGGACTCCAGAAAAGAGGAGTTAAATAACGGGTCCATAAACAATTCAGACTCTGTTAACGGCGTCTCCCAGGCGTCGCAGCTTTCCCAGGTGTCTAGCGATAGCCGCCTAACCATGGCCTCATCAACCGAGTCTGCGAATGATGTCCAGCAAGCAGCAGTCTCAAAAGGTAACAACATTGACACGACGCCAGCCAACATTTCAGAGGAGGCCCAGATGCCAAAGTTCAGCGAGAACTCCAGTGATGCTACTAATGAAAGTCGCCATCTGCACTTTGATATTAAGAAGGATGCCATAACCTTTGAGGGTATGTTTCTTATTCTTAGTTGTTATTTGATGTTAATAGCTTCTGTTGATACTAGGTACTGATCGCAAGAACTCTGTATCAGAGGACATAAAAGGGGGACCCCCCATTCTTTCCATCGAGGATGCCATTATGTCGGAAGTAAAGGCGAACATTGTGGACGCCAACAACGCTAGCATTGAGCTCATAGAAACGGTTCAACCGCCTCTACCACCACCAACAGTGCCCATAAATGAACCAcctcctccgccgccaccAAAAGATGATCCCCCACCTCCGCCTCCAATTGTAGAGCCACCACCAGCTCCACCAAAAGATGAATCGTCATTGCCACCAAGACTTGAGATGCCTCCGGCGCCAGCAGAGATACCAGCACCGCCACCCCCATCAGTACCCCCTCCAACGCCACCACCTCCAACACAACCACCACCTCCGCCTGAGGGCTACAATGGCTCGGCCTCAGAGGAAGCTGTTCCGGATTCAGGGTCTAAGGAGACTGAAAATTCCGCCTCACAGGAAAAGAAGAAGGAATCTCTTTCTGGAGCAACAGAAGAAAAGGAGAGGGAGAAAGCTTTAGGAGTTGCTCCTCCGGAAGAAATTTCTAAAAGGTGTGAGACGATGGTGTCGCCTGCCAATGCGAAGAGCGACGCTAAAGATAGGGACAAAGACCGTCGCCATCACTCTGATGACAAACACCGCCGGAAAAGTAAGGATAGGGACCGTGACCGCGACCGCGATCGCGATCGTAGCCGAGACCAGTCGCGCAGTAAGCATTCCTCCAGCTCGAAACACTCCTCGTCACACTCCTCTAGCTCTAAACacaagagcagcagcagctcgaAAACCGAAAAGAGTTCCTCCAGTCGGAGCCATCAGGAATCATCATCCTCAAAGCGTTCCATATCCACCTCCTCATCCCGCCACGAATCTAGTTCCTCCTcccacaaaaaacacaaatctAGCTCATCCTCGTCGCGGACTGATAGGGAAAAAGATAGAGATAAGGATAGGGATAAAGATAAAGATAAGGATAAGGATAAGGTTAGGGATAAGGATAGGGATAAGGACAAGGATAAGGATAAGGATAGAAGTAGTCATAGTCGCAGTcaccacagcagcagcagctcttCGTCCAAAAGAAAGGACCATGAGCGAAGTCGAAATCGTGACCGCCACAAGTCCAGCTCATCCAGCAGCGCTACAAACACTGCTATCCAAGATGATCACAACGAGAGCAAAGCCAAACTCCTCAAACGCCGAGGCTCTGATTCCAACGATGAGGGCAAGCCACCTAGCTCAGGAGGCCCAGCAAAGACTTCAACTCCAGATGCAACATCTGCCCCGGAGAAAGCTGACGCCACTGTGGAGAACGGCAATGGTACAAATGGGAACTCTCATGGGGACAGCAACGGTGCATGCGACAAAGCCGCGTCCGGTGGTGTTGTTTTGGTCAGTGACATCTTGACGCAATCGTCCACCAGTTTTATAGAACTGGGCGGTGGGTCACAGTCGGGAAAAGATCTACCGACAAGTAAACCAGGAGCGACTGATGCTGAAGAACCAAAAGATGAAGCGGGGACAGGATTCACAAAGGAATCGTCTGAACCGAAAGTATTGGAAGCAGATCGTACAGAAATACCTGAAAGCGCAGTATCAGAATCCCAATCTACTAGTGATAGCAGCAAAAAGCATACAGGATTGGAGATGGGTGATGGAGAAAACACAAAGAGTGCAGAGGAAGGCAAAGATGATCCTCCAGCGATCGTAGAGAATCCAGAATCCACTGATACCACCAGCCAACAGACAGATGAACCACCCGCCCCACAAGTTCCAAGCTCGAAGGATCCAGATGATGTGGTTTCCGGTGACTGGGTGACCCATTTTGAAGAAAACCCGGAGGAGTTTAAGGATCGTCTGCAGTTAATCAACAAACTAATAGAGGACCGTAAAATCTTGGTGAACAGGCTGAGCTCGGAAGGATCGCCAGGGGATGTGGTGGATGTGAGAGCACTTCGCAGGAGCATATCCAAACGTAGACGGAGCAGTGCGCCGGAGCAGCCCCATCCAGAAGACCTGAGGGAAACAGCACCAGCCCGACCGTGTAGTCCCGGCAGCAGCACATCCGGCAGTCCGGCCAAGAAGCTGCGGCGCGACGAGGCAAAGTCATCACCGACGCCATCCGAGGCAAGCATTAATTCCAAGGAGAACGAGGCTCTCGAGAAGCAGGAAAATGGTGCGTATAGTAGCTATGCAGAGTACTGTATGTAGCTGCGAAACCAAGAATCACTCTTTGTAACCCCTCACTCTTTGATTAATCTAAACATCATGCTCATCCCCATTATTATCTACCGCCTCTATTTCTCCCCACATGCCGGTCATGCCCATTATTAACTAAATTATGTATttacaaaaacacacacatatgtatgtagctGTGTGATAGGACCCTCTAGTCCTATCAAAGTCAAAATTATGCGGGTAAGCGCTTCCCGCAAGTCTTCAACTCCTTCGCTTCATATCTGTCGAGCCCTTCCTCGAAGTCGAAAGATTAATGTGTTTATTTACTCTGCAGTCACCATGTCCCGCAGACGACTCAGCCAGAAGCTGTGCCAGCAGCAGCGGTACTCCAACGATGATCTTTACAAGCCCCGTCCAATCCTGTCGCAGCGCTCCCGTCGCCGGGGCGTGGATTCAATCCTCTAGCTTTCGAATCAAAACTCTgttatcgaaaaaaaaacaataaaagccAATTGTTGTTAATGCATTTGACATAAATCGTATGTTTTCTTTTATCCGTTTAATGGGCCCCTCTCGAGCCAATGGGTTCTTGCCGCTGAGTTCtttaacaataaaattttaattttagggCTACACCTTGCCGTTTTATAATATTCGGTGTAGCGtattcatacatatatatattatgcatatatatataaacaaaaataacagtGAACGTAATAATATGATGCATTATTGTATGTTTTGGGGATTGGGGTTGTTGTCCGATGTCGCGACACTTGACTGGGATTACAACTAGAACTGCCTAGTGCTGCCTCGGGCACGTTAGAATGTGTGATGACTGGTAAatggtaaataaaaaatagtttaaggaTAGGATGATCGTCCAGCAGGATGGGGGCAATCGCAGTCAAGTGCCCGGCAGGGGACAACGCATATAGCTAGGCTACTGGTCTACAGTTGGGTTGGCTAGTTATGTAGTTTTTCGGGCTCTGAACTGGACTATTCTGGGGGATT
The Drosophila bipectinata strain 14024-0381.07 chromosome 3R, DbipHiC1v2, whole genome shotgun sequence DNA segment above includes these coding regions:
- the BOD1 gene encoding biorientation of chromosomes in cell division protein 1-like 1: MDEFVKSLIEEVKSQGVFDEFRFNCCLADVDTKPAYQNVRNRVETAVSDFLSKQHWTPDTNKLQLREKLRKHLIDSDVLNKGVDQIVDQVVNPKVATIFEPKIESIVYKYLGITPPPPPPARPTLLPAPPLPPFAGHMNGSSMLKVETAAGLMPTDLEQISPDSDRATVKSDVKEESKEEDDLPPGVDDRNFDDDTSPSYEPVSEDKADSRKEELNNGSINNSDSVNGVSQASQLSQVSSDSRLTMASSTESANDVQQAAVSKGNNIDTTPANISEEAQMPKFSENSSDATNESRHLHFDIKKDAITFEGTDRKNSVSEDIKGGPPILSIEDAIMSEVKANIVDANNASIELIETVQPPLPPPTVPINEPPPPPPPKDDPPPPPPIVEPPPAPPKDESSLPPRLEMPPAPAEIPAPPPPSVPPPTPPPPTQPPPPPEGYNGSASEEAVPDSGSKETENSASQEKKKESLSGATEEKEREKALGVAPPEEISKRCETMVSPANAKSDAKDRDKDRRHHSDDKHRRKSKDRDRDRDRDRDRSRDQSRSKHSSSSKHSSSHSSSSKHKSSSSSKTEKSSSSRSHQESSSSKRSISTSSSRHESSSSSHKKHKSSSSSSRTDREKDRDKDRDKDKDKDKDKVRDKDRDKDKDKDKDRSSHSRSHHSSSSSSSKRKDHERSRNRDRHKSSSSSSATNTAIQDDHNESKAKLLKRRGSDSNDEGKPPSSGGPAKTSTPDATSAPEKADATVENGNGTNGNSHGDSNGACDKAASGGVVLVSDILTQSSTSFIELGGGSQSGKDLPTSKPGATDAEEPKDEAGTGFTKESSEPKVLEADRTEIPESAVSESQSTSDSSKKHTGLEMGDGENTKSAEEGKDDPPAIVENPESTDTTSQQTDEPPAPQVPSSKDPDDVVSGDWVTHFEENPEEFKDRLQLINKLIEDRKILVNRLSSEGSPGDVVDVRALRRSISKRRRSSAPEQPHPEDLRETAPARPCSPGSSTSGSPAKKLRRDEAKSSPTPSEASINSKENEALEKQENVTMSRRRLSQKLCQQQRYSNDDLYKPRPILSQRSRRRGVDSIL